TATGATCGTCATTTGAGACTGCTTATTTTGTTGCCAGTCCATTGTCTATGGATTTAAGTTTTGCAGATTTCTTCTCTCGTTGAAAACTTGGATAAAGAGGGTTATTTTCTCTCTTGTAGTTAATTTCATACTAAGGGTGCAGTTGTGTGTTCAATACTCACACACAAACTATGAGCTTTTGTTTGAGTTAAAATGAATGTGATGTTCCACCTGTCTGAGAAATTTTAGCAACCGAGGGAAGTTATGTTGTAACATTAGTTCCGTTTCCCCTCCAAGTGGCAATGTGTCCAGTTTCTAACCTCTGTGGAACATTAGTAGCATGAGCTCATCCATGGACACTGGTACTGTTAACATTTGTGCAGTTTTATTATTAGAGAACACTTGGCTTAGCTTTGACTGTTCTGTGGGTTTGCTGGCCCTTCTAGGGGAAGATAtttatctctccattttacagaccagaAAATTGAGGTCTAGATTGATGAGCAAGCCTATAACTGAGCCCTGAGTAGAGCCCAGGTGTCCAGACTTCCATTGGCTGTGTCCTTTGGACTGTACTAAACTATAAACAGAACCTGTGCGCCTCCCATATAATGGTTGGGCATGCCAGACGATAGCCAGGGATTGGCGAACTGGGAATCAGATTTTCCTCAGAGTTTTCAAGTGACCAGAGATATAGAAATTGACCTTAATGATCGGAATTTCAGTAGAAACATTAATAATAGAGACCATACCCCCAAATagtgtaatattttttttcctctgaggagCGCAGAGTTCTTTTTAGTCTTGATCTCAGTTATTCTCTAAAAACTCTCCTGGGATCAGAAGAAAGCAGAAGTCGTCACCCCACACCATCCAGAGGCCAGATTATGGAAAGAAGTTGGGGAGGAACCAGAGCAGAGGGACTTTTTCCCCAGTTGCCTGGCTTCCAGGTGCTGCCCTTCCTACCAGCTCACACTGTGCACTGCAGAGTTGTTGAGGAATGAGAGCATTCCAGCTCACACACAGATAACTCTTACTCGATAAAGTCTGAATAGTTGTGGCTTATCTTGCTCAGAGGCCTCCTTATTTGATACTGTTGGGCAATGTCAGAACAGGAAGGATTACCCACTCAGGTGATGGGTGAAAGTATATCAGCTGCTTATTGATGTCAGCCCGAAGTGCTGACTTTGGCTCCATGTGCTAGGAAAGAGGAAAGGTTTAGCATGGAAGCTCAGTGTTTCACAAATCTTTTCCTCCTAAGTGTTTGAGAGGAGGCAGCCCACTCCCAACAGTTACCTCGGCTCTTTGCAAAAGTAGTTCCCACTTGATGGCCAAGGGGTTCGGGGGTGGAGGCGGCCAATGGAACACCAGATCCAGGGTGTAGGCCAGACATACATGATTTGGAAAAGCCCCTCCAAATAATTCTGATCCTTCTCCACCCCCATCCTTCTAGGAATCACTGGCTAAAAGGAAGTAGGAGAGAATCTGAAAGAAGGCAATTAtgtgaggagacagaagagaagtCCTTCTGGAGAGTATAGTCAGTTTGTCCTCATTAGCATCTCGGGAACTTGAGAAATACCCGAGGCATGTCCTTTATAGATGGGAAGTTGGGGAAGGGAGCCCCTTAAAAGTCTGAAATCGAGTTATaggcagaaggaaaacagaagttAGTCGATAACCCTGCCCCAATGGAATCCACATCAGCCTAGAGCCGATGATAAGATTTACCTGTCTTTTCTGgttgaatttttgtttctctacACACTTAGGGAGTCAGATCCTTcgaacatttattgaatatttgtaTTGTGTGGGTCCACATGAGAAGCTTAGACTGTAAAGATCAGCAGAACAGCTCCTCCTCTCAGGGCCTTACAGCATAGTTGCAGTAAGCGGGAGATCAGATAGGCTGGCTTCTGTGGAAGCGGAGGGAGGGTGCGGCACCCTGCCCGTGGGAAGGTTCTGACCACTGCCCTTGCTTGGCCCAGGTGCCGGATGTGCTCACTGACATTCTACTCAAAGTCGGAGATGCAGATCCACTCCAAGTCCCACACCGAGACCAAGCCCCACAAGTGCCCGCACTGCTCCAAGACCTTCGCCAACAGCTCCTACCTGGCCCAGCACATCCGTATACACTCAGGGGCCAAGCCCTACAGTTGTAACTTCTGTGAGAAATCCTTCCGCCAGCTGTCCCACCTCCAGCAGCACACCCGGTAAGGCTGCTCTTGGTTTTACCCTGCCGCCCGGCTGCGAACCCCTACCTACCCCTAAGGCCACGTTGCCTGAGCCTACTCTTCTCTCCTCAtggtttctcttttccctttcgaCTTGGCCCTTCGggagcctcagtttgctctcgTGACTGTCTGTGAAAAATAAACTCTGTATTTTAGCAGTTTGCGGGGGCCTGGGCAATGGTGGTCTCCAATCCCAAAGTCTGGAACGGTTTTTGTggtttctctctgtgtctgtgtttggAAATCTTCCGCAGAGCAGGCCCTGCTTATACTATATGCTTCAGTTCAGAGCCAAGGTGTGCATTCAACTTCAGGTCCATGGGGAGCAGGCGGTATTGGTCTTTGTTCAAATTACTATTTGGAAGCAGGGTATCTGTGGTGAGTGCTAACCTTAGAACGAAGCAGAGGGTTGACAAGACTGAAATCGTTAAGGTGACCAGAAGCCAGGGGTCGCAGCTCTTCATCATCTCACTGCCATTCTAGCCACCGACGTAAGATCAGCAGCAACCTAGATCCGGGTGTCCTCGTCATTAGCCTCTCCAGGCCGGAGTGTgtttgggaggagggaggagggggtgctgTCATCCGTCAAGCAACATCATTTCACCCAGCAGAGAGCTGAACCCATGGTGTCGAactgcttcctcctccccccttccctcctctcctctcctctccggCAGGATCCACTCCAAGATGCACACGGAGACCATCAAGCCCCACAAGTGCCCGCACTGCTCCAAGACCTTCGCCAACACCTCCTACCTGGCCCAGCACCTCCGAATCCACTCGGGGGCCAAGCCCTACAACTGTTCCTACTGCCAGAAGGCCTTCCGCCAGCTCTCCCACCTCCAGCAGCACACACGGTAAGGGAGAGTGGCGGGctactgcccccgcccccgctggcatgccctccccacccccgccccggacACACACAACAACCCGcatgcggggggcgggggacagaCCTGGCTGGAGGAGAATACGACCGGCGTCTGGGAGAAGAAGCAGCCACGACCCTGGAGACACAAGCGGACGCTCAGAGAGAACCTTTTTGGGGCACAAGCGGCGTGGGGGAGATGCAGTGACTGTGTGGCATTCCCTGATACATGGGAGGAAGAGACGAACCCGGGGCAGAGACATCTTCTGCCTTCATTTCTCTCACTGCAAACACCAGAGCACACATCTCGCAAGATTTTTTTGTCCTTGGTGCCAAAGCAAGGGCATTTGATTGGAGAAGACTGTACCGCCAGCCCTTAGGGCACCAGTTATGAGCAGAAGACATACTTGGCCTTGAGCTGGGTACCAGCCTCGTGACCCCTACAGCAACCAGCAAGGTCCCAAGGATGCCAGGAGTAGAGAACAAACCAAAACATGTCCAAAATAGTCACAGAGAACTAACTggccaacaaaatgaaaaagctcGTACTTCATAAGAATGCCCACCGTTTGTCCCGTGAATCTGGAGTGACTAGGAGGAATTGAACCTGACAACTGGAAGAGTTGATGTCCTTCAAGGGGGTATCAAGTTGAACTGGAATTCAGACTTACTGCTCAGAAGCCTTCTCACCTGGCTGCTTCTGGATGTGGTGATTCTCCCTCAAAGGGGTCAGACATCTTGCTTTGCGAAGAGGAGGAGTCGGGCTTTCCTCACAAAGAGACACGTCTTGTGACGTTTCCAACATTTTATACTGGAGGTCCAGAAAAGCACCTGGTTACAAAGATGGCTCTGAAGTCCCTGATGAGGAGCAGGTGTCCGCAGACCCTCAAGTCCTTGGCTCATCTCAGTGGAGGGTCCTGTAGTGTTTGGGAAAGAGGTCAAATTGGTACTAAACTAGGCATTTCTGCCCTTAGGGGGCCGGACTGGGAAAAGCCTCACAGAGTTTCCATGAGTGTTAATTTCGCTGCTACTCTCCATAATTAGCATAACTCTGCTTTTCTTTGATTCCAAAGCTTTTTCTGGGAGcagtgtgtttctttttccttaaccAATGTGTTTACCTTATGTTTCTGAACATTCATTAGGGACAGCTACTGTAGGAGCTGACTTGTATGTCAAATTATGGACTGCCTGTGTCTTGGCTGCCAAGCCACCAGTCCCTCCTCCCGCATCAGAGGAGCCCAGCTTGAGCTGAGTGACGGAGGCAGTGAGCAGAAATCAGGCACTATGGCATGATCCGTGTCAGAGAGGAGCTGAGGCTGGGACCTCCTGGAACCCAGCCTGTACTCCCATAGGAGGGCAGGCGTGGCCTTGAGGAGGTTGGTTAAGGAGCACATCCCTGAGTGGCCTTGCTGacatcctttccctttcttcttttctcatccCATGCAGAATCCACACCGGTGACAGACCATACAAATGTGCACACCCGGGCTGTGAGAAAGCCTTCACACAGCTGTCCAATCTGCAGGTAAATGTTCCCCCCCTCCACATGGGGCCTTGCATCTCAGACTTGGGTCAAAGTGCCATTTGACTAGTACAGTGGTTCCTGGACTTTTTCAGGACCCCTTTACACTCTTAATAATTACTGGGAAACCCAAAGAGTTTTTCTTGATGTAATACCTGTCTACACAGAGAACGTGAAActgaaaaacttgaaaaaatacttagtaattcattaaaaaacaacaaacctgggtgcctgggtggctcagttgattaagcgtctgcctttggctcgggtcatgatctaagggtcctgggatcgagccctgcgttgggctccctgctccacagggagtctgctgctccctctgctcctcctcctcccactcatttgctcagtctctctctcaaataataaataaaatctttaaaaaaagtaataaactcATCGCATGTTAACGTATATAACGTATTTCCAAACACACAAACCCCAAAAATTGaaagattggcttttttttttttagagtgtgtgtgtgcacaagcggGGTCGGGGAGAGgcggagagagactcttaagcaggctccacgcttagtgtGGAGCTGAAAGTGGGGctgaatctcatgaccctgagatcatgacctgagctgaaatcaagagttggatgctcaactgactgcgccccTCTAGAGAAAGATTGCTAAGCAATGATTCTTACTTTTACTTAAACATAAGGCAAAATAACCTGCAATCTGGGGAGAAAGATTTCATTTAGATGTTTTCCATTAGACTGCAGCACGTTTTTAATGTTTAGCTTACCAGAAGATGGCTAGATGCTCCTACCTGCTGTGCTCGGTCTTTGCTACATTACACGTTACGTAATCTCTGTACAGTCATGAGAGCATGAAAAGGCAAATGTGGTCttactattattttgaaaatagttttgagtTTGGGGCCCTGTGGAAGAGTCTTGGCATTCGCTAGCATCCCCCCATGCTTCACTTTGGGAGCCACTGGGCTAGTGGGACCAGCATAGCCGTCCTCCCTTTTCAGGCTCCTGGGATGTCCTGCAGGAGCTGTGCCTCTTGCCTTAGCCTGTAACTCCTCAAGTTTTATTGAAAGCAGTTCCTGCTGCCTTCAAATGGAAAGAGAACTTGGGAGGCTGACACCCCAGCTCAGGGCTCTGACATTAAGGTcaaggaggcaggaaggatgAGTCTGATGCACTCATCCTGATTTCTCCTCATTTTCCCAGTCCCACAGACGGCAGCACAACAAAGATAAACCCTTCAAGTGCCACAACTGTCATCGGGCGTACACGGACGCAGCCTCCCTAGAGGTACACCTATCTACGCATACGGTGAAGCATGCCAAGGTGTACACCTGCACTATCTGTAGTCGGGCATACACGTCGGTGAGTGCTCATGCCAGTGCCTGCCCTTCACTTCCCCGTAGGCCTGCAGGGCCACACAGTCCACTTCACCCCATCTTCCCGGAGAGAAGGCTGTTGCCTTGAAAACGCTAGCTCCCTAGCTCCAGCTCGTCAGAATCCATAAAGAGAGGCGAAATTAAACAGATCTATAGCTAAGGAGTTTAGGGGGTGTCTGATCCCTTAAGCCTATAGAGAAAGATTGCTAAGCAATGATTCTTAATTTCACTTAAACATAAGGCAAAATAACTTGCAATCTGGGGAGAAAGATTTCAGTTAGATGTTTTCCATTAGACTCCAGGAAGAGGTGGTAAAGTCATTCCACTCAAAGATCTTTGGGGAAATGACAGTTTTCCCTGTGCCAGTTGAATGCCTACCATGACTCTGAgggtctccctctccttcctgctcaccGATAGTGAGCACTGACAGAGGCTCCTGGGGAGAACTTGCCCACAGCTCCAGAATGTCTCCGTTGAAGTATGGCTCTATTTAAAGTAAAGTAAGAGCCCAGGATGCTAGTTATAAGTaacctctttccttctctttcatccCTCAACtcttcttctccatctccttcagGAAACGTACCTTATGAAACATATGCGCAAACACAACCCTCCTGATCTCCAGCAACAAgtgcaggcggcggcggcggcggcggcagtggcccaggctcaggcccaggcccaggctcagGCCCAGGCTCAAgctcaggcccaggcccaggcccaggctcaggctcaggcccaggctcaggcccaggcccaggctcaggcctcccaggcctcccagcagcagcagcagccacAGCCACCACATTTCCAGTCCCCTGGGGCAGccccccagggtgggggtggcggggacaGCAACCCCAACCCTCCACCCCAGTGTTCCTTTGACCTGACCCCCTATAAGACGGCGGAGCATCATAAGGACATCTGCCTCACtgtcaccaccagcaccatccaGGTGGAGCACCTGGCCAGCTCCTAGAGACCTGTGCTGCCACCCactgggaagaggggaaagaagtTCTGGTCCCTTCTTTCTCCAACTTCTCTTGGTGGGAAAAGTCTTCTTCCTTGACAGGCCTTGGCTCCATCTCCTTGGGCCTCAGGCACGGCCTTCCTACACAGGATACCATGCTTATTCTCAACTCCTCTTCAAAAGGAACATCAGCCCTCCTGATTGGCAAAGGAATAATGAGCTGGTAGTGTAATCCAGCAGCCTCCCCTTCTAAGCATAGCTTTTCGAAATTGGGGGTTGGTGCTCAAGGGAGGGATTTGCTATGACCTCATAGAAACTTTTCCAGTGTGGGCACTTACCCTCTCGTTACCCTCATAATCCTCAAAGTTGGGGCTGGTGGAAGACTAGAGGCTGGTGCTCCCGGATCTCTGAGAGAAGGGAGCCCTGAATGCAACCAGCCTCCCGTTCTATTCTTGCCTGCAAAAGAACAGAGGTTGTTCACATGCCCCAATCCCCGGGAGCCGTCTTCCCCTCATGGTCTCACTTCACTTCCTACCTAGTGCGGGAAGAGGGAGATCTGGGTGGGGGTCAGACCCCCTTTATTTGTAAAGGGGCAAGGGCTGAGATGTGGTCCCCAAGGGGCCGGAGATCCCCATAATGGTCAAGGGTGGCTTAGAAGTGTGGGTTATGGTTTTCCTTGgagcctctccccttctctgccagCCAAGGCCCCATACTCAGTCTCCCAATCCCAAAGCCAGAGGAGCTGTGGGAGCTTTGTGTTCTTTATGAAAGCCCAAAACAAGGGGTATTGCAGAGAAGGGAGAGTTCAGGGCAAACACAAGGACTGGACTTAGCTCCCTAGGTGCCACGGTCAGTTGCCGGACAcggatttatatataaatatatatataaatatatatatatatatacccactCATCACGGCCATCTTTGTTGTAACCATTTCTGTGTTTATAAATGCATTATCTCTGAGAATTTTCATATttgatgttttgtttatttttgtccttaTTGTTTCTCTCCACCCACCCTGTCTTCTGGCCAACggcatttttatttccttttgtcctttttgtttgtttttaaatcatggcagatttcagagaaaagagaaaatgaaaaaaatcaggaaaccaGTTGTtataaagcaatttaaaatgaagaaaaaaaaaacttatgtacAAACCAAGGGGTGTTTTTAGAACCTTGTATAGAAATAAATTCGTGTAAAAGGATCAGAGGCAGTGGAGCTGCTGATATGAGTGAGCATGGGAAGAAGCTACTTGGGGATATGTTCAAGGACAGTACTAAGAATTTACACtagagtgtgtgtatgtgaagaGTGAATGCTGTGTGATGAGACTCTGTGTATGTATCCCCAAGCGTAGAAGGGCACAGCATTGATACTTAAAGTGAGATCTTGGTTTATGAGGGTTTCTACATATAAATTCTGTCATGGGGCCTGCGATGCCTAAATGTATGAGAGCAAGGTTTCAGTCATGTGTTGATAAAACCACTAAGCTCcccatgaaagaaatggaagcatgccctcttttttttttttttttttaattttatttatttatttgacagacacagcgagagcaggaacacaagcagggggagtgggagagggagaagcaggcttcctgctgagcagggagcccgatgtgggactcgatcccaggaccctgggatcatgacctgagccgaaggcagacgcttaacgactgagccacccaggcgcccgaagcaTGCCCTCTTGAAAGGGCCTACACTCCTGCCTGAGCATCACCAGCTCAGGGCTAATTCCAGCCGGCAGAGTGCGTACATACATATATCTATTATCTATATCTGTAGGTTTGCAGTGGTGGGAGCCATAACCAGAACTGAGTAACAATGCAGGACAGTTGTAGTGCTTGAAAAGTAGAATGTGGTGAGGAAACCTGGACTTCAGCCCTGGCTCCACTGCCAAGCAGTGTTCACGGAGAGACTTCTTCAGCTGTTAAAAGAAGGGATCGGACTAGACCGCCTCCAAGAtttgtttttgagaattaaaGACCTTTAAGCACTGAATACGTTGTGACAAATCTCCAACATCGAATAACATGGCTATCTGCGTACTACTGCTGGGCAACCGTGCTCATGACCTAGAGGAATGTGGATAGTCCATGAAGTAATGCCCACTTAAGTTTTGGGCTCAGCCAGTCTCTTGGGTGGGCATCCAAGACCTCTCAATCTGCGCTGTGACACTAATGAATGTATCATCTATGATGAGACATGTCAATGTCTGCTAGCTTCCTGAATACTTTTCTTTCCCCTGCTCTTGCCAATTGCTGAAAATGTCCTGACTGCCCTATCTTCACCACAGCTATTAAAACCAGAATCTACTCTTTTTAAGGATTCACTCACAATCATAGCAAGAACtcttatgaggtaggtactcCTGGTCTCAATTTATAGAGAAGGACATAAGCATCGGAATTAAATTGTTACCCAGGGGCATGACACTTGGAGTGAAGTCTAGATCCAGCTGCTGTATCTTACCACTTGCTCAGTAGTAAACCTGAGGTTTCATCTTCCCCTTCTTCACATATTTGGTCTAAATGAGGTGACTGAAAATCTTTCATTAAAAACGCTGCCCTGTGGCATTGATAATTATCACGAATGtgtgagttgggggtgggggggggacaacAGTCTCCAAAACGCTATCTTACTAACACCACTATTAAGGTATGGGCTTTGAGTTGTTGCCCCAGTGTGGTGGCAGTCTGTCATGCACTTGATTGGTTTCCATCCTGATGTAGAGTCCTTCTCATTGTACCGTAGCTGACTAGGATGACAGCTGGCCCACTTGTGACAGAGCTCCGTGCTCCAGTCCTTCAGAATCGTGGTGCCAGTTAATGTCACAtataaactggaaaacaaaaaaaaagcggAGTTGGGGGGATAAAAACAAGGGGCAAGGCCAAAAATACTATGTCATTTTATACGTGAGAATGTATTCGAGTGTGAAAGAACGGGAACCCTGACAACTGTGAAGAATTACAGCTTTATTGTGTAAGTCTTTGTATTTATAAGTACAGTTTATAAATAATCATTTctttctaagttaaaaaataatcctgGGGAGCCGATGTTCGTGCGATTGAAAAGAAGTGCGAAGGGTTTAAATCTCGCAACACCAGCTACGCCTCCCTAACTTCGTTAAGAAACTAGCTACCTTGAAGAAAGTCTTGATTCAGCCCGGACCTGCGGTGGTCACTAGATTCATATCCTGCAAAAAGGAGCAGAGTCCCCAGTCGCTGAAAAGGTATATTTATGGAATACTATCCTAAAGAGACAAGGGGGTTTTTTTTGCCCCTCATTACCACATATCCTggttttggagggaaaaaaaaaaaaagtttgatagggaatgcaaaatggcgaCCCGCAGTGACGTCATGCCTGCTTCGGTCGCGTACTGGGGTCTCGGTAAGGGCGGAAGCGTGCTAAAGCCACCTCAAGACACCTCGGCACCGGCCGCCCCCGCTACCTACGCAAAAGGGAAAGTTTCAACGTCGGGCGGATGTGTCCCGGCGAATAATTTACTGAGGGCGGAAGCTCTCCTTTTAAGGGCGGAAGCTCTCCTTTTAAGGGCGGAAAGGCTCCAACCCAACGATAATAGCTTCAGCGCCTGTTGCGTTACAGTCACTTCCGGGGCGGATCGGaagttgctttgttttgcttcaaGATGGCTGCGGGGATGTATTTGGAACATTATCTGGACAGTAAGagcaggctggaggagggggtCAGGGGTCATAGAGTGGTGGTGGGGATCGGGGCTGAGGAGCTGTACGGCCCCGAAGTCCCGGTGGTCAGAAAGTCACAATTGTGAAGGGGTTCCGTGAGAGAAAATATTGGAGGGTGTGAAGAAAGAGGGGGCGGGGCAGCAGGGTCGGGGCCTGGCTTTTGGGTGTAGACGAGGGAGGGGCTGCGCGGTAGGGCTGAGGGGATGTCTGAAGGGCTAATGGGCAGAGCTGGGAAGGTATTTGCTGAGCCCATCCCCAGGGTCTCCAGCCTCAggatattcacacacacacacacacacacaccccacaaccGTTTAGGATCGGTCGTTTTAGTATATCGCCCACTGCTATTTGGAGCAGCGACAAAGACCTGCTCGCAGCTCCTCCGCTCAGTTGTTTCTGAGAAGCGGTTTCTCATGGGGATCGCGGGTTGTGAGTGACCACTGTCAGATAGTAAAACTGGAACGCTTCTCTTCTTGGAGTAAAGATCCAATTCCTATCAAATGGAAATCTGGTGTTGTGTTTATGCCATTTGTGTTACCCACCCCTTCACAAAGCCTGTCACCCTTATGCGCTTACATTTATTTGTCTTAGTGTTGGGagtcatccattcatccattcatttattgaggcCCTGCTCTGGGTCAGACATAATGGCAGGTACTGCGGAGATACCAAAATGAATAAGACACAGACCGTGCCCTCAAGTGCTCATAGTCTAGGAGGAAACAGATTCTgctaataattataaaactgtgacaagtgaaataatagaaatacattaaaaggacaGTTGGTAGCACTGGAGAAAGAAGGGCTAATTCCCTGGGGATGTAGGTAAAGCTTTACCAGAGGATGTGATATTTGAATAGAGTTTTGAAGACTGAGTGTTTATTTGCTAgtgtggagaaggaaaggaaatttctGGTTGGAGAAGGCATCAGCAAAGGTATTACGGTGGATTTGTGGCAGGTCAGGGAAAGGTGAAGTCAGAGTGCTTGACAGATAGGACTCTAAGGTGGAAGATTGGGAAGTGAGGCTGGAGAAAGGCTGGGGCTAGATTGTGCAAGGTCTTTTAAGCCAGCCTAAGAGGCTTGCACTTTAGATAGCAAAGAaccaacagattttaaaaataggttttaataAGGG
The sequence above is drawn from the Zalophus californianus isolate mZalCal1 chromosome 9, mZalCal1.pri.v2, whole genome shotgun sequence genome and encodes:
- the ZNF384 gene encoding zinc finger protein 384 isoform X3 — encoded protein: MEESHFNSNPYFWPSIPTVSGQIENTMFINKMKDQLLPEKGCGLAPPHYPTLLTVPASVSLPSGISMDTESKSDQLTPHSQASVTQNITVVPVPSTGLMTAGVSCSQRWRREGSQSRGPGLVITSPSGSLVTTASSAQTFPISAPMIVSALPPGSQALQVVPDLSKKVASTLTEEGGGGGGGGGSVAPKPPRGRKKKRMLESGLPEMNDPYVLSPEDDDDHQKDGKTYRCRMCSLTFYSKSEMQIHSKSHTETKPHKCPHCSKTFANSSYLAQHIRIHSGAKPYSCNFCEKSFRQLSHLQQHTRIHSKMHTETIKPHKCPHCSKTFANTSYLAQHLRIHSGAKPYNCSYCQKAFRQLSHLQQHTRIHTGDRPYKCAHPGCEKAFTQLSNLQSHRRQHNKDKPFKCHNCHRAYTDAASLEVHLSTHTVKHAKVYTCTICSRAYTSETYLMKHMRKHNPPDLQQQVQAAAAAAAVAQAQAQAQAQAQAQAQAQAQAQAQAQAQAQAQAQAQASQASQQQQQPQPPHFQSPGAAPQGGGGGDSNPNPPPQCSFDLTPYKTAEHHKDICLTVTTSTIQVEHLASS
- the ZNF384 gene encoding zinc finger protein 384 isoform X8, with translation MEESHFNSNPYFWPSIPTVSGQIENTMFINKMKDQLLPEKGCGLAPPHYPTLLTVPASVSLPSGISMDTESKSDQLTPHSQASVTQNITVVPVPSTGLMTAGPGLVITSPSGSLVTTASSAQTFPISAPMIVSALPPGSQALQVVPDLSKKVASTLTEEGGGGGGGGGSVAPKPPRGRKKKRMLESGLPEMNDPYVLSPEDDDDHQKDGKTYRCRMCSLTFYSKSEMQIHSKSHTETKPHKCPHCSKTFANSSYLAQHIRIHSGAKPYSCNFCEKSFRQLSHLQQHTRIHTGDRPYKCAHPGCEKAFTQLSNLQSHRRQHNKDKPFKCHNCHRAYTDAASLEVHLSTHTVKHAKVYTCTICSRAYTSETYLMKHMRKHNPPDLQQQVQAAAAAAAVAQAQAQAQAQAQAQAQAQAQAQAQAQAQAQAQAQAQASQASQQQQQPQPPHFQSPGAAPQGGGGGDSNPNPPPQCSFDLTPYKTAEHHKDICLTVTTSTIQVEHLASS
- the ZNF384 gene encoding zinc finger protein 384 isoform X2, which produces MEESHFNSNPYFWPSIPTVSGQIENTMFINKMKDQLLPEKGCGLAPPHYPTLLTVPASVSLPSGISMDTESKSDQLTPHSQASVTQNITVVPVPSTGLMTAGPGLVITSPSGSLVTTASSAQTFPISAPMIVSALPPGSQALQVVPDLSKKVASTLTEEGGGGGGGGGSVAPKPPRGRKKKRMLESGLPEMNDPYVLSPEDDDDHQKDGKTYRSEGNCGTGNGQSLGLMDSVPGSTTNLLCDPGCRMCSLTFYSKSEMQIHSKSHTETKPHKCPHCSKTFANSSYLAQHIRIHSGAKPYSCNFCEKSFRQLSHLQQHTRIHSKMHTETIKPHKCPHCSKTFANTSYLAQHLRIHSGAKPYNCSYCQKAFRQLSHLQQHTRIHTGDRPYKCAHPGCEKAFTQLSNLQSHRRQHNKDKPFKCHNCHRAYTDAASLEVHLSTHTVKHAKVYTCTICSRAYTSETYLMKHMRKHNPPDLQQQVQAAAAAAAVAQAQAQAQAQAQAQAQAQAQAQAQAQAQAQAQAQAQASQASQQQQQPQPPHFQSPGAAPQGGGGGDSNPNPPPQCSFDLTPYKTAEHHKDICLTVTTSTIQVEHLASS
- the ZNF384 gene encoding zinc finger protein 384 isoform X6 — translated: MEESHFNSNPYFWPSIPTVSGQIENTMFINKMKDQLLPEKGCGLAPPHYPTLLTVPASVSLPSGISMDTESKSDQLTPHSQASVTQNITVVPVPSTGLMTAGPGLVITSPSGSLVTTASSAQTFPISAPMIVSALPPGSQALQVVPDLSKKVASTLTEEGGGGGGGGGSVAPKPPRGRKKKRMLESGLPEMNDPYVLSPEDDDDHQKDGKTYRSEGNCGTGNGQSLGLMDSVPGSTTNLLCDPGCRMCSLTFYSKSEMQIHSKSHTETKPHKCPHCSKTFANSSYLAQHIRIHSGAKPYSCNFCEKSFRQLSHLQQHTRIHTGDRPYKCAHPGCEKAFTQLSNLQSHRRQHNKDKPFKCHNCHRAYTDAASLEVHLSTHTVKHAKVYTCTICSRAYTSETYLMKHMRKHNPPDLQQQVQAAAAAAAVAQAQAQAQAQAQAQAQAQAQAQAQAQAQAQAQAQAQASQASQQQQQPQPPHFQSPGAAPQGGGGGDSNPNPPPQCSFDLTPYKTAEHHKDICLTVTTSTIQVEHLASS
- the ZNF384 gene encoding zinc finger protein 384 isoform X4 gives rise to the protein MEESHFNSNPYFWPSIPTVSGQIENTMFINKMKDQLLPEKGCGLAPPHYPTLLTVPASVSLPSGISMDTESKSDQLTPHSQASVTQNITVVPVPSTGLMTAGPGLVITSPSGSLVTTASSAQTFPISAPMIVSALPPGSQALQVVPDLSKKVASTLTEEGGGGGGGGGSVAPKPPRGRKKKRMLESGLPEMNDPYVLSPEDDDDHQKDGKTYRCRMCSLTFYSKSEMQIHSKSHTETKPHKCPHCSKTFANSSYLAQHIRIHSGAKPYSCNFCEKSFRQLSHLQQHTRIHSKMHTETIKPHKCPHCSKTFANTSYLAQHLRIHSGAKPYNCSYCQKAFRQLSHLQQHTRIHTGDRPYKCAHPGCEKAFTQLSNLQSHRRQHNKDKPFKCHNCHRAYTDAASLEVHLSTHTVKHAKVYTCTICSRAYTSETYLMKHMRKHNPPDLQQQVQAAAAAAAVAQAQAQAQAQAQAQAQAQAQAQAQAQAQAQAQAQAQASQASQQQQQPQPPHFQSPGAAPQGGGGGDSNPNPPPQCSFDLTPYKTAEHHKDICLTVTTSTIQVEHLASS
- the ZNF384 gene encoding zinc finger protein 384 isoform X1, which codes for MEESHFNSNPYFWPSIPTVSGQIENTMFINKMKDQLLPEKGCGLAPPHYPTLLTVPASVSLPSGISMDTESKSDQLTPHSQASVTQNITVVPVPSTGLMTAGVSCSQRWRREGSQSRGPGLVITSPSGSLVTTASSAQTFPISAPMIVSALPPGSQALQVVPDLSKKVASTLTEEGGGGGGGGGSVAPKPPRGRKKKRMLESGLPEMNDPYVLSPEDDDDHQKDGKTYRSEGNCGTGNGQSLGLMDSVPGSTTNLLCDPGCRMCSLTFYSKSEMQIHSKSHTETKPHKCPHCSKTFANSSYLAQHIRIHSGAKPYSCNFCEKSFRQLSHLQQHTRIHSKMHTETIKPHKCPHCSKTFANTSYLAQHLRIHSGAKPYNCSYCQKAFRQLSHLQQHTRIHTGDRPYKCAHPGCEKAFTQLSNLQSHRRQHNKDKPFKCHNCHRAYTDAASLEVHLSTHTVKHAKVYTCTICSRAYTSETYLMKHMRKHNPPDLQQQVQAAAAAAAVAQAQAQAQAQAQAQAQAQAQAQAQAQAQAQAQAQAQASQASQQQQQPQPPHFQSPGAAPQGGGGGDSNPNPPPQCSFDLTPYKTAEHHKDICLTVTTSTIQVEHLASS